TTATCGTAGCCTTTACTTTACAGTGCGCATGCGTAGAGGCTGTTACAAGTGGTTGTTAACCTAATTAACCCACGCCTTCAGCAGTCCAGATTTTCTAACTATCAGCTGTgttcaaaatgtttttgttcgTTGGATATTTTGGGACCTAAAAGCCAGGGTCACAGGCTTCACTCCAAAATTTAATGATTTTCCTTTCTGCGTTTGATTCTAATAAGCTGTTGTCTAGCAACGTACATAAATTCTTAATTTATAAAGCAGAGATCAACTACACATTGGCATTGAGCTGAGATAAAAGGCTTTTAGCCTGCTGCTCTAATCTGTCTACTGTAAATCTTTCACTGCCCTGAGAGCGAGTGAGCTGTAGGACCTGTGTATTCTGCGAAAAGCGACTTTAATGTGTTGTTTACAGGGTTGGCTGACCACAGGGAAAATTTGCACCtagttatattaaaaaatattactgGGTTACAACCgttaagtgcttttttttttttttttttttattttcaaggaaccttttttatgaattattttCATGATATATTGCAGTAACTGAATGAAAGCTCCCCTAGTAAAGAAAGAAGATTTGTTCGCTCATTTCAGACGAttagaaaacacttttttattttaagtcgTTTGAGTCATAACATGTTTCATGTTGGCCTATACATTGTTTATGTCAGTTGCACTCATTCTGCATACAGGATAATACTGGACACACTTTGATATGATGTACAACAGTATAGGGATGACATCAGTAGAATACAGAAGATAATCAAAAGACTCTTTCTGCCACCTCCATCACCTCCCTTTAGAGACTCTTCTTGTTTCCCaaacaatattaaacattataGGATTGTCATTAGAATGTCAATAAGCCTGATTGGACCGTAGTATGGAATCAATTGTGGAAAAAGGCATTGAGATCCTCGTATGGGGGCGCCCTGTCGTGGTGCAAGTGTACGTCGTGGAATGGTGGAATGTTTTCTGAGTGCGCACCACCACTGCGCGTACCCGAAGGCCCAAAGGGTATGCTGTGGCTGGGTCGAGAAGTGGTCAGTCCAGAGTAGTGCACAGAGTAATGATAGTTCCTGTCAGTCTCAGAGGACTCCTGCTGCCTCCCGGAGAGTCCGCCGTTCAGGCACACGGGAGGGCTGTGCTGGCCTTCGTAGTCCGGGCTGCTGTAGTCAGGGGACGTGCCTCCAGGCGGGTACACGGCCTCGTATCCAGAGCCGTAGGAGTGGCTTCGCAAGTTGAGAGCACCGGTTCCGGGCTGGTAATGAGGGCTGGAGAGGCGCGAACACCGGTACGAGTAGGGATGGACCGAGAAAGGAGAACTCGGCATGTGGAATCGGGCTCCGTCTGAACACTGTTCAGTTAGGAAGTTCCTGGTGTTGAGCTGCAGGCAGCCTGCCACCAGATTGGTGGTGGGCTGGGACAGGCCTTTGCACAACATCTGCACGTAGGTCACCACATCTGGACGCTTTCCGTTGCGTAAAATCTCCCCGAGGGCTAATATGTAATTCTTGGCCAGCCTCAGAGTCTCGATCTTGGAGAGTTTTTGGGTTTTTGAATAGCAGGGCACCACCTTGCGCAGGTTGTCCAGCGCGGAATTCAAGTCGTGCATGCGCATGCGCTCCCGAGCGTTTGCCTTTACCCGACGCATCTTGGAGCGCTCCACGCGAGCCGCCGTCATCTTACGTTTCTTTGGGCCGCGCTTCTTGGGTTTGTCCCCGCTGTTCTCATCCCCAcactcctcttcctcggcctcctcgtCCTCATCATCGTCGCCGGCCATCTCAGACTCAGCTCGACTGCTGCCTTCCAGTGGCTCGTCCAGCTCGTCGTCCTCGAGGTGGCAGGGCTCGTGGTCATCTTCCTTGGCTTTGGAGTCCTCGACCTCATTGTCCTCCACCCAGTCGGCTGCGAGCCTCTGGACGTCTGGCAGCACCTCGCTGAACAGACGGCTCAACATTGTGGCATGCAACCTGCAAGACAGACAAACAGCGCTTCAGCCTGGCTGTTGGGCGCCCTGCTTTTTACGCACCAACAAGCACGCATTGCAAAAAAATCTCCGGTGAGCCCTCATAGGGTCGTAGCTTCTAGACGTCCCTAATcttaagaaagaaacaaaaaaaccagtTATTATTCGCTAATTATTTTATAAGCAGTGAGAGTGCCCTGTGGCTTATATCACCGAGTTTTGCGTTGAACGTCAAGGCTTCTTCAGACTGAAATCCACCAAGCAGGGTATCCCAGCTGTTCCACAGTGGGTTACATCTTTGTTTGAAAAAGAGACAACCTAGAGCTATAGAGCTATGACAGTTTGTAAAATTATCCCATCACCTAGGGTTCAAAATTCTACAAGACAGGTTATCTATATGCCATGAAATATTGTTCAAttgctaaacaaaaaaaaaactgtcatcttttgtgtaaaaaaataaatgcatacatttaatatttatttcaatttgAATCAATTTAGTTTCACATTGTGCTTAACCAAATTGGCCGTATAAAATTGCTCGTCACGAAAACTTAATGTTtccaccttttaaaaaaaat
Above is a genomic segment from Maylandia zebra isolate NMK-2024a linkage group LG8, Mzebra_GT3a, whole genome shotgun sequence containing:
- the LOC101478993 gene encoding neurogenic differentiation factor 2, producing MLSRLFSEVLPDVQRLAADWVEDNEVEDSKAKEDDHEPCHLEDDELDEPLEGSSRAESEMAGDDDEDEEAEEEECGDENSGDKPKKRGPKKRKMTAARVERSKMRRVKANARERMRMHDLNSALDNLRKVVPCYSKTQKLSKIETLRLAKNYILALGEILRNGKRPDVVTYVQMLCKGLSQPTTNLVAGCLQLNTRNFLTEQCSDGARFHMPSSPFSVHPYSYRCSRLSSPHYQPGTGALNLRSHSYGSGYEAVYPPGGTSPDYSSPDYEGQHSPPVCLNGGLSGRQQESSETDRNYHYSVHYSGLTTSRPSHSIPFGPSGTRSGGAHSENIPPFHDVHLHHDRAPPYEDLNAFFHN